The following coding sequences lie in one Arachis stenosperma cultivar V10309 chromosome 5, arast.V10309.gnm1.PFL2, whole genome shotgun sequence genomic window:
- the LOC130981575 gene encoding uncharacterized protein LOC130981575: MFISDEWKESKCSKTRDGKNIENILDKTFWGNIIHCLRCAYPLLHVLRIVDSEGKAAMGYMYSEIDRAKEKIKDAFQSVELIKLVEYDVKKGLYDCLDILVRDPALITIIDSQLEDFKSKAKFFGRDVAKNALKTKTPSQWWDSYGDEHPELQKFAIRVLSLTCSSSGCERNWSAFEMVHTKRRNRLKTSTRNDVVFVMTNSRLARKKPSRNTADYSLEDLDSDEEWIVEDENMMENMEEFDTQNDVNLAPQEDRDSLDVLHILKNPANGLNCDVVDILQKIQELLSRPWVVDFEWITRDANAVAD, from the exons ATGTTCATCTCGGATGAATGGAAGGAAAGCAAGTGCTCAAAGACAAGAGATGGAAAAaacattgaaaatattttggatAAAACATTTTGGGGAAACATTATCCATTGCTTGAGATGTGCTTATCCTCTTCTTCATGTGCTTCGTATAGTGGATTCAGAGGGTAAGGCAGCTATGGGATATATGTATTCTGAAATTGATCGTGCTAAAGAAAAGATTAAAGATGCTTTTCAAAGTGTTGAACTAATAAAActa GTTGAGTATGATGTTAAAAAAGGACTTTATGATTGTTTGGATATACTTGTGAGAGATCCTGCACTCATTACAATTATTGATAGTCAACTTGAAGATTTCAAGAGTAAGGCTAAATTTTTTGGTAGAGATGTTGCCAAGAATGCTCTCAAAACTAAAACACCCTCACAATGGTGGGATTCTTATGGAGATGAACATCCAGAACTTCAAAAGTTTGCTATCCGTGTCTTGAGTTTGACTTGTAGTTCATCAGGATGTGAGCGTAATTGGAGTGCTTTTGAGATG GTTCACACGAAAAGAAGAAATCGTTTGAAGACAAGCACAAGGAATGATGTTGTTTTTGTGATGACTAATTCAAGATTGGCAAGGAAAAAGCCATCAAGAAATACTGCTGATTATAGCCTTGAAGACTTGGATTCAGATGAAGAATGGATTGTGGAAGATGAAAATATGATGGAAAATATGGAAGAATTTGACACACAAAATGATGTAAACTTAGCCCCTCAAGAAGATAGAG ATTCTCTTGACGTTTTGCACATTTTAAAAAATCCGGCAAATGGGCTAAATTGTGATGTGGTTGATATTCTTCAGAAGATACAGGAGCTTCTATCAAGACCTTGGGTTGTGGATTTTGAATGGATTACCCGTGATGCTAACGCTGTGGCAGATTGA